A single genomic interval of Marmota flaviventris isolate mMarFla1 chromosome 14, mMarFla1.hap1, whole genome shotgun sequence harbors:
- the Nms gene encoding neuromedin-S — protein sequence MPRLLPQFLPVLAVYCFCMLQIPSSGVSQPSVEPPDGLNTVQLEDNQDIFKRFLFHYSRTQEPTYPVKTRLPAVHPLMRLASKLASRKMKRFPQPDLGVASVDFTKKDPIATLGRPFFLFRV from the exons ATGCCTCGTCTTCTTCCCCAGTTCCTTCCTGTCTTGGCCGTCTACTGCTTCTGCATGCTGCAGATCCCTTCCTCAG GAGTTTCTCAACCTTCAGTGGAGCCTCCAGATGGTTTGAACACAGTGCAGCTTGAG GATAATCAAGACATATTCAAAAGG tttttgtttcacTACTCCAGAACTCAGGAGCCGACATATCCAGTTAAAACCAGG CTGCCTGCTGTGCACCCGCTAATGCGCCTGGCCTCCAAGCTCGCCAGCAGAAAGATGAAGAGATTTCCGCAGCCA GATCTTGGGGTTGCCTCCGTGGACTTTACCAAGAAG GATCCCATTGCCACCTTGGGACGGCCATTTTTCCTTTTCAGGGTATAA